A single region of the Geobacillus subterraneus genome encodes:
- a CDS encoding MFS transporter, with the protein MLRLSQSVLVNTAFRKYFIGTTISSIGNGMQFIGIAWFLYKLTGSSSSMGWLLATSSLSGILFSPWIGVLIDKWDRRVVCIIADCFRGTIVLIIPILYYLDVLLIWQVYLIVFLMSIGDRFYLPASGGLVREIVPKTNLLSANSLSSMFNQLGLLIGTSISGIIMMHFSPVFVMLLNAVSFYVSAFFTFLVRNNIVLPNNDSKKSSNFFSRFLEGVQYLKYNKLVLCIAVIQLILYIALYTSNVLLPSFTGEILKLGAKEFGIIDSAWAAGAIVGGFLLLKITSKIDEHKFLSIGMFCLAGSIIIFSNSNGLIQAVIGYFLMGLFFVSTRINSDTLIQSNVKTNFQGRVKSTISMAISYISFTSYLLVGYLGDMINIRFIYLALSIIIILGGTFSIISIYLLKIYNRQNLNITIK; encoded by the coding sequence TTGCTTCGATTATCACAATCTGTTTTAGTTAATACTGCTTTTCGAAAATATTTTATAGGTACAACTATTTCTTCTATTGGAAATGGAATGCAATTTATAGGGATAGCATGGTTTCTTTATAAACTTACTGGTAGTTCGTCTTCAATGGGATGGTTGCTTGCTACTTCAAGCTTATCGGGCATCCTATTTTCCCCATGGATAGGTGTATTAATTGATAAATGGGATAGAAGAGTAGTATGTATAATTGCAGACTGCTTTCGAGGGACAATAGTATTAATTATACCTATATTGTACTACTTAGATGTTTTATTAATCTGGCAAGTTTATTTAATTGTTTTTTTGATGTCAATAGGAGATCGATTTTACTTACCGGCCTCCGGAGGATTAGTTCGTGAGATAGTTCCTAAAACTAATCTACTTTCTGCTAATTCCCTGAGTAGTATGTTTAATCAATTGGGTCTACTAATAGGAACAAGTATTAGTGGGATTATTATGATGCATTTTAGTCCGGTTTTTGTAATGTTATTAAATGCTGTATCATTTTATGTGTCAGCCTTTTTTACCTTTTTGGTTAGAAATAATATAGTACTACCTAATAATGATTCTAAAAAATCCTCTAATTTTTTTAGTAGATTCTTAGAAGGAGTTCAATATCTAAAATACAATAAATTAGTACTATGTATAGCAGTTATTCAGTTAATTCTTTATATTGCTCTTTATACTTCTAATGTACTGTTACCGTCATTCACTGGGGAAATTTTGAAACTTGGTGCAAAAGAGTTTGGAATAATAGATTCTGCATGGGCTGCTGGTGCTATTGTAGGAGGGTTTCTATTATTAAAAATTACTAGTAAAATAGATGAACACAAATTCTTAAGTATAGGCATGTTTTGTTTAGCCGGTTCTATTATTATATTTTCTAACTCTAATGGTTTAATCCAAGCAGTAATAGGTTATTTTTTGATGGGATTATTTTTTGTTAGTACACGGATTAATTCTGATACACTAATCCAATCTAATGTAAAAACAAATTTCCAAGGTAGGGTAAAAAGCACAATATCAATGGCAATTTCTTATATAAGTTTTACTTCATATTTGTTAGTTGGATATTTAGGAGATATGATAAATATACGTTTTATTTATCTTGCTTTATCAATTATCATTATCTTAGGTGGAACTTTCTCAATTATTTCTATTTATTTACTTAAAATATATAATAGGCAGAACTTAAACATTACTATCAAGTAG
- a CDS encoding IS4-like element IS5377 family transposase — translation MNKHTTLPNLMQKLVSDEEIQRIAEAVGDRDSSRTFTLREWIHFFLLAAMHQWKSFRHGADVGPLYGLPRFHYSTVSKKAKEVPYDIMKRLLALIISKCNRQTRRSLRFPKPLRVVDSTTVTVGKNRLPWAPYHGERAGVKLHVAYSPESSLPADVVETTGLRHDGPVGEQLTNAQQVLVEDRAYFKIERLDRFVEQHQLFVIRMKDNIELHQKKSLKRLSSTSSSVQADFTCQLGTKQCRSTKRHRVVIFRDANGRDIRVVTNLFHASAETIADMYQQRWTVEVFFRWVKQYLNVPTLFGTTENAVYNQLFAAFIAYVLLRWLYDQTKKQTNVSLSFISFVRRFFSGQLPLDWKSGMAAALFEYAQIYGRRMYNFG, via the coding sequence ATGAACAAGCATACCACACTCCCGAATTTGATGCAAAAACTTGTTTCGGATGAAGAGATTCAACGGATTGCCGAAGCGGTTGGGGATCGTGATTCGTCTCGAACCTTTACGTTGCGCGAGTGGATTCACTTCTTCCTGCTGGCCGCCATGCATCAATGGAAAAGCTTTCGCCACGGAGCCGATGTGGGGCCTCTGTATGGATTGCCGCGATTCCATTATTCCACAGTATCCAAGAAAGCGAAAGAAGTTCCCTATGACATCATGAAACGCTTGTTGGCGTTGATCATTTCCAAGTGCAACCGCCAAACCCGCCGTTCGCTTCGGTTTCCCAAACCGCTTCGGGTGGTGGATTCGACGACCGTCACGGTCGGGAAAAACCGCCTGCCATGGGCGCCGTATCACGGCGAACGCGCCGGAGTGAAGCTGCACGTCGCGTATTCGCCGGAATCCTCGCTGCCGGCAGACGTGGTGGAAACGACCGGACTGCGTCACGATGGCCCAGTGGGAGAACAGTTGACGAACGCTCAACAAGTGCTGGTGGAAGACCGGGCGTATTTCAAAATCGAACGCCTCGATCGATTTGTGGAGCAGCATCAGCTCTTTGTCATTCGAATGAAGGACAACATCGAACTTCATCAGAAAAAAAGCTTGAAACGCCTTTCCAGCACATCTTCATCGGTTCAAGCCGACTTCACGTGCCAGTTGGGGACGAAACAATGCCGCTCCACCAAGCGTCACCGGGTAGTGATCTTTCGAGATGCAAATGGCCGCGACATTCGGGTCGTGACGAATCTCTTCCATGCGTCTGCGGAAACCATTGCCGACATGTACCAACAACGTTGGACTGTTGAGGTCTTTTTCCGTTGGGTGAAGCAATATCTGAATGTCCCGACCTTGTTTGGCACGACGGAAAATGCGGTATACAACCAACTGTTTGCGGCGTTCATCGCGTATGTGTTGCTGCGATGGCTGTATGATCAAACCAAAAAACAGACGAACGTCTCTCTTTCCTTCATTTCGTTCGTTCGCCGTTTTTTCTCTGGGCAGCTTCCTCTCGATTGGAAATCCGGGATGGCCGCTGCTTTGTTTGAGTATGCCCAAATTTATGGAAGGCGTATGTATAATTTTGGATAA
- a CDS encoding IS1634 family transposase produces the protein MNVQVKKVYRNDYLNIISALFKKLGLPQLIDHLVPVDPQCQTRVSDAVQAIIYNLFDGRQALVHVERWAQEVDCEKLIRPGLHPSWLNDDALARHLDRLYEADIHKVISTCLIHIYRKEGLSLRAFHADTTDKTVYGAYESASLEALQITHGYNRHHRWQKQIGFGLVGNEDGIPFYGDVHDGNLPDKTWNPEVLSRVHEQLKQAKMEDEWIYVADSAAMTKDTLAQTKAANAFLITRGPSSLRIVKRALAEADSAHIPWSDPFTLAERNGATYRVWETSSTYEGHPVRLIVVESSALDQRKGKTLEKERTKEAELLREEQAHWERHPFSCREDAEQALASLKTSLRPRFHQVKAAVEEIVRPKKRRGRPKKGAEPEMETRYLLRLDVEFDQNAWEQARRKASRFVLVTTVPEEWKGQQMDAQEILKLYKGQISVEMNFAFLKDPFFTDEIYVKKPERVAVLGYLFLLALAIYRVFQRRVRQFITPEHPLKGAGGRKLTRPTGQAIFQLFQYVNVVLLELPDGRIQRSLDRSLTPEQRRILQGLGLDESIYV, from the coding sequence ATGAACGTTCAAGTCAAAAAGGTCTATCGTAATGATTATTTGAATATAATAAGTGCCCTATTCAAGAAACTGGGCCTGCCCCAATTGATTGACCATCTCGTTCCCGTTGATCCACAGTGCCAGACTCGAGTCAGCGATGCCGTTCAGGCCATCATCTACAATCTGTTTGACGGCCGGCAAGCCCTCGTTCACGTGGAACGATGGGCTCAGGAGGTCGATTGTGAGAAACTCATCCGTCCCGGTCTCCATCCTTCCTGGTTGAACGACGATGCCTTGGCTCGTCATCTCGACCGCTTGTATGAGGCCGACATTCACAAGGTGATCAGCACTTGCTTGATTCACATTTATCGCAAAGAAGGCCTTTCCCTCCGAGCCTTTCACGCCGATACGACGGACAAGACGGTTTACGGCGCGTATGAATCGGCCTCATTAGAGGCTTTGCAGATCACACATGGCTATAACCGCCATCATCGTTGGCAAAAACAGATCGGCTTCGGACTGGTCGGCAACGAGGACGGCATCCCGTTTTACGGCGATGTGCACGACGGCAACCTGCCTGACAAAACGTGGAATCCGGAGGTGCTGTCCCGTGTCCACGAACAGCTCAAACAAGCCAAGATGGAAGACGAATGGATTTACGTGGCCGATTCCGCCGCGATGACAAAAGACACTCTGGCGCAAACCAAAGCGGCCAACGCCTTTTTGATCACCCGAGGCCCTTCGTCGCTTCGGATCGTGAAACGGGCATTAGCGGAGGCCGATTCGGCCCACATCCCGTGGAGCGACCCCTTTACCCTGGCGGAGAGAAACGGCGCCACGTACCGGGTATGGGAAACATCCTCCACCTATGAAGGCCACCCCGTTCGGCTGATCGTCGTCGAATCGAGTGCGCTCGACCAGCGAAAAGGAAAGACGCTCGAAAAAGAACGAACCAAAGAAGCGGAGCTTCTTCGCGAGGAACAAGCCCATTGGGAGCGCCACCCTTTCTCGTGCCGGGAAGACGCTGAACAAGCCTTGGCGTCCCTCAAGACGTCCCTTCGCCCACGGTTTCATCAGGTCAAGGCCGCGGTCGAAGAGATCGTACGCCCGAAAAAACGGCGCGGACGGCCGAAAAAAGGGGCGGAACCCGAGATGGAGACGCGGTATCTCTTGCGCCTTGACGTCGAATTCGACCAAAACGCGTGGGAACAGGCAAGACGGAAAGCGTCCCGGTTTGTCCTCGTCACGACCGTTCCGGAGGAATGGAAGGGCCAACAAATGGATGCCCAAGAGATCTTGAAGCTATATAAAGGGCAGATCTCGGTGGAAATGAACTTCGCTTTTTTGAAAGACCCTTTTTTCACGGATGAGATCTATGTCAAAAAGCCAGAACGAGTTGCGGTATTGGGCTATTTGTTTCTCTTGGCCTTGGCCATTTACCGCGTCTTTCAGCGCCGGGTGCGCCAGTTCATCACACCCGAACACCCATTAAAGGGCGCCGGAGGCCGCAAGCTGACCCGACCGACGGGGCAGGCGATTTTCCAGCTGTTTCAATATGTGAACGTCGTCCTCCTGGAGCTGCCGGATGGACGCATCCAACGCTCACTGGATCGCTCCCTCACCCCTGAACAACGAAGGATTCTGCAGGGGTTGGGGCTGGATGAGAGCATTTACGTGTAA
- a CDS encoding DUF6431 domain-containing protein, whose protein sequence is MTAEGEYRLWIARYRCQECRKTVSVLPSFLLPYVQYTPSVIWQAVKAWLETPRRGAKTKQVGFPTKGVILFYVRRFFRNLPRLHHVAARRWGIIGPVGNARTERAVWWMQILEGRGVGSIIQDLWANERWHLFAD, encoded by the coding sequence TTGACGGCAGAGGGGGAGTATCGCCTTTGGATCGCGCGGTACCGCTGCCAAGAATGCCGCAAAACCGTGAGTGTGCTGCCTTCGTTCCTCCTCCCGTATGTTCAATATACCCCATCCGTCATCTGGCAAGCGGTCAAAGCATGGCTCGAAACGCCAAGACGAGGAGCGAAGACCAAACAGGTTGGTTTTCCCACCAAGGGGGTCATTTTGTTTTATGTCCGACGATTTTTCCGGAATCTCCCCCGCTTGCATCACGTGGCGGCGAGGAGATGGGGGATCATCGGCCCTGTGGGGAACGCAAGAACCGAACGGGCGGTCTGGTGGATGCAGATCTTGGAGGGACGGGGGGTGGGCTCGATCATCCAAGACCTGTGGGCCAACGAGAGATGGCATCTGTTTGCAGATTAA
- a CDS encoding IS481 family transposase, whose protein sequence is MDESMRHDIALFRYGLIAPLVNGQVEPKAYLNEVGGRVHSIPHQGDKLIATKTILDWCARYKKGGFDALKPKRRSDRGRSRRLSPDDEDHILALRKEHPTMPVTVFYEQLTKQGDIPTTLSYFTIYRLLKKHNLVGKEILPMPERKRFAYDQINELWQGDLSHGPTIRVHGKAQKTFLIAYIDDCSRLVPYAQFFPSEKFDGLRVVTKEAVIRCGKPKRIYSDNGKIYRSEVLQYACAEMGITLIHTQPYDPQSKGKIERFFRTVQTRFYPLLELNPPKSLDELNERFGKWLEEEYHRKPHASLDGKTPHEVFQSQVERVVWIEDIDWLDAIFLKREHRKVKADGTITLNKQLYEVPPRFIGQSIELRYDERGVYVYEDGKRVAEAIRVRLEDNAHVKRHRSPFAAVPAKEGEHGV, encoded by the coding sequence ATGGATGAATCGATGAGACACGATATCGCCCTGTTTCGGTACGGGCTGATCGCTCCGTTGGTGAATGGGCAGGTGGAACCCAAAGCGTATTTGAATGAGGTGGGCGGGCGAGTGCACTCGATTCCTCATCAAGGGGACAAACTCATTGCGACGAAGACGATTCTGGATTGGTGTGCTCGATACAAAAAAGGGGGCTTCGACGCCTTGAAGCCGAAGCGCCGTTCGGACCGCGGCCGCTCCAGACGTCTGTCGCCCGATGATGAGGATCATATTCTAGCATTGAGGAAGGAACATCCCACCATGCCCGTTACCGTTTTCTATGAACAACTCACCAAGCAGGGGGACATTCCTACCACCCTCTCATATTTTACTATATATCGACTGTTGAAAAAACACAACCTAGTGGGAAAAGAAATCTTGCCGATGCCGGAGAGAAAGCGTTTTGCGTATGACCAGATCAATGAGCTATGGCAAGGAGACTTATCCCATGGACCCACGATTCGCGTCCATGGGAAAGCCCAGAAAACGTTTCTGATCGCTTATATCGATGACTGCTCGCGGTTGGTGCCGTACGCGCAGTTTTTCCCTTCGGAGAAGTTTGACGGGCTGCGGGTCGTCACAAAGGAAGCGGTGATTCGTTGCGGGAAGCCGAAACGCATTTACTCGGACAACGGGAAAATTTATCGATCCGAGGTGCTGCAGTATGCGTGCGCCGAGATGGGGATTACGCTCATCCACACCCAGCCGTATGACCCGCAAAGCAAAGGGAAAATCGAACGGTTCTTCCGCACCGTACAGACGCGGTTTTATCCGCTGTTGGAGCTGAATCCGCCAAAGTCGCTTGACGAGTTGAACGAGCGGTTTGGGAAGTGGCTTGAAGAAGAGTATCACCGAAAACCACACGCCTCACTGGACGGAAAAACGCCGCATGAGGTGTTTCAGTCCCAAGTGGAACGAGTGGTGTGGATCGAAGACATCGACTGGCTGGATGCGATTTTTCTGAAACGGGAGCACCGCAAGGTGAAAGCCGATGGCACGATCACCCTGAATAAACAGCTATACGAAGTGCCGCCTCGGTTCATTGGGCAATCGATTGAGCTCCGCTATGACGAACGAGGCGTCTATGTGTACGAAGACGGCAAACGAGTAGCGGAAGCCATTCGGGTGCGTTTGGAGGATAACGCCCATGTGAAGCGTCACCGGTCGCCGTTTGCGGCAGTTCCAGCGAAGGAGGGAGAACACGGTGTATAA
- a CDS encoding ExeA family protein, with amino-acid sequence MYKSFYSLSREPFAKETAPSEAYQGAAFQEALRALEYVKRTRGIGLLTGEPGAGKTFALRAWKESLSPSLYHVVYFPLSTGGVMDFYRGLALGLGEEPKYRKVDLFRQIQQAIERLYHERRITPVLILDEMHLAKDAFLQDIAILFNFEMDSTNPFVLMLAGLPHLQGKLRLNQHRPLDQRIIMRCRMGPLEKEEVAGYIEHRMKQAGAKHPIFTPSALEAIALQSRGWPRVINTLATTCLLYGHQLKKDVIDEEVVRMATEEMGY; translated from the coding sequence GTGTATAAATCGTTCTACTCTCTTTCGCGGGAGCCGTTTGCGAAAGAAACCGCCCCGTCCGAGGCGTATCAAGGGGCAGCGTTTCAAGAAGCGCTGCGGGCGCTGGAGTACGTGAAACGAACCCGGGGAATCGGGCTGTTGACCGGAGAACCGGGGGCGGGCAAGACATTCGCCCTTCGGGCGTGGAAAGAATCGTTGTCCCCTTCTTTGTATCACGTAGTCTACTTCCCGTTATCGACCGGAGGCGTGATGGATTTTTACCGCGGGCTGGCCCTTGGGTTGGGGGAAGAACCGAAATACCGCAAGGTGGATCTCTTCCGCCAAATCCAGCAGGCCATTGAGCGGTTGTATCATGAACGGCGGATCACACCGGTGTTGATATTGGACGAGATGCATTTAGCGAAGGATGCCTTTTTACAGGACATCGCCATCTTGTTCAACTTTGAGATGGATTCAACCAACCCCTTTGTCTTGATGTTAGCTGGGCTGCCCCATTTACAGGGGAAGCTGCGGCTCAATCAGCACCGCCCTCTCGATCAGCGGATCATCATGCGATGCCGGATGGGGCCGCTCGAGAAGGAGGAGGTGGCGGGCTACATCGAGCATCGGATGAAACAGGCCGGGGCGAAGCATCCGATCTTCACTCCATCGGCGTTAGAGGCGATTGCCCTGCAGTCGCGGGGATGGCCTCGGGTGATCAACACGTTGGCTACGACATGCCTGCTGTACGGGCATCAGCTGAAAAAGGACGTCATTGACGAAGAAGTGGTACGCATGGCCACAGAGGAAATGGGGTATTAG
- a CDS encoding plastocyanin/azurin family copper-binding protein encodes MSILLTGIIVTILSLIVIVFVFIKRKKITCMIGMMVAMALGMLVGLTGGLLVGILYSGNLFFSTLLGMGFGFLSGFLTGLPISVMAIIDGVLSGIMGGMMGAMLGEMISPEHQNSMIRVMLVIFVGMIGIVLYMLQQETGFNRFSFINKIFHNPLLLSIVFLLFFYTYNHLYNELAQDHNVPIKNSHMSQSMTHNKSSGSPLNSSTKAKKVVIEATEFAYFPKDFKLSAGQPVTLIFKNSGEVEHDIEFENMKVSLLQQSHHGNHSKNQTVHIHSLPGKTAEIRFIPVESGVFRFYCTVPGHKESGMVGFVEVS; translated from the coding sequence TTGTCGATTTTATTAACCGGAATCATTGTAACGATTTTATCTTTAATTGTTATTGTTTTCGTATTCATAAAAAGAAAGAAAATCACATGCATGATCGGAATGATGGTGGCGATGGCTTTAGGAATGTTGGTCGGGCTAACAGGTGGCTTGCTGGTCGGGATTTTGTATAGCGGTAACCTCTTTTTCTCAACCCTTTTAGGAATGGGTTTTGGGTTTTTATCCGGTTTTTTGACCGGGCTGCCGATTAGTGTCATGGCCATCATAGATGGCGTTTTGTCAGGAATAATGGGCGGAATGATGGGAGCGATGTTAGGAGAAATGATTTCGCCGGAACACCAAAATTCAATGATTCGTGTAATGCTCGTCATATTTGTTGGGATGATTGGTATTGTTTTATACATGCTTCAGCAAGAAACTGGTTTTAACCGTTTCTCTTTCATCAACAAAATATTCCATAATCCATTGTTATTATCAATCGTCTTTCTGCTGTTTTTCTACACCTATAACCACTTATACAATGAACTCGCTCAAGACCATAACGTGCCCATAAAAAATTCCCATATGAGTCAATCGATGACCCATAATAAGTCGTCTGGCTCTCCGTTGAATTCCAGTACAAAGGCGAAAAAAGTAGTCATTGAAGCAACCGAATTTGCTTACTTCCCTAAAGATTTCAAACTTTCTGCAGGACAACCCGTAACCTTAATTTTCAAAAATAGCGGTGAAGTTGAACATGATATCGAATTCGAAAATATGAAAGTATCTCTTTTACAACAAAGTCATCATGGGAATCATTCAAAAAATCAAACAGTCCATATTCATTCTTTGCCAGGAAAAACAGCCGAAATCAGGTTCATACCGGTCGAAAGCGGTGTTTTTCGCTTTTATTGCACGGTTCCCGGACATAAAGAATCTGGTATGGTTGGATTCGTTGAAGTTTCTTAA
- a CDS encoding IS110 family transposase has translation MNCTQNYKIDQVTEQTLVVGIDIAKRTHYACFVDDRGRVLRKSFPIFQSKEGFQQLYKAIQGAMQAFGKSEVIVAVEPTGHYWLNLAYFLEEHGIPLVMVNPAHVCRSKELDDNLPTKHDAKDALVIARLAKDGRFLVPRLLHEIEADLRVGSTLKEKLRKEQTAVKNAIVRWTDRYFPEFWTVFRDLGKTALSVLEWTPLPADMAGRTVEELLEVYRQSEGMKCPQKAKIQALINTAKDSIGVTEGTAMARFEIAALVRRYRQLEAEIAALDAELKALVQTTMEYQWLKTVDGLGDATIIDLLAEIGSFAHYRDPRQLVKLAGLTLKENSSGQRKGQKHISKRGRKRLRSVLFRAMIPLIRHNEAFRELHEYYTTRSVNPLTGKQSIVALCRKLLNVLFAICTKKQAFDAERMKQDVLSQVQRAA, from the coding sequence ATGAATTGTACACAAAACTATAAAATTGATCAAGTAACCGAACAAACGCTTGTCGTGGGTATTGATATCGCGAAACGAACCCACTACGCCTGCTTCGTGGATGACCGGGGGCGCGTGCTTCGCAAATCGTTCCCGATCTTCCAGTCGAAAGAGGGGTTTCAACAGCTGTATAAAGCGATTCAGGGGGCGATGCAAGCGTTCGGGAAGTCAGAGGTGATCGTCGCCGTGGAGCCGACCGGGCACTACTGGTTGAACCTGGCCTACTTCCTCGAGGAGCACGGGATCCCGTTGGTCATGGTCAACCCGGCGCATGTGTGCCGGTCGAAAGAACTTGATGACAACCTGCCGACGAAACACGACGCCAAAGACGCCCTGGTCATTGCCAGACTGGCAAAAGACGGACGATTCCTCGTTCCCCGGCTGCTGCACGAGATTGAAGCCGATTTGCGCGTGGGGAGCACGCTCAAAGAGAAGCTCCGCAAGGAACAGACGGCGGTGAAAAACGCGATCGTCCGCTGGACGGATCGGTATTTTCCAGAGTTTTGGACCGTGTTTCGTGACTTGGGGAAAACGGCGCTTTCGGTGTTGGAGTGGACGCCGCTTCCGGCTGATATGGCCGGCCGGACGGTGGAGGAGCTTCTTGAGGTGTACCGGCAAAGCGAAGGGATGAAATGCCCGCAGAAGGCCAAAATTCAGGCGTTGATCAACACCGCGAAGGACTCGATTGGGGTGACGGAAGGGACAGCGATGGCCCGGTTTGAGATCGCCGCGCTCGTCCGCCGATACCGCCAATTGGAGGCGGAGATCGCTGCACTGGACGCCGAGTTGAAGGCATTGGTTCAAACGACGATGGAGTACCAATGGTTGAAAACGGTCGACGGGTTGGGAGACGCCACGATCATCGATCTGCTGGCGGAGATCGGCAGCTTCGCCCATTATCGGGACCCGCGCCAATTGGTGAAGTTGGCGGGCCTGACGCTCAAGGAGAACTCCTCCGGCCAGCGCAAAGGGCAAAAGCACATCTCCAAACGGGGACGGAAACGGTTGCGCTCGGTGCTGTTTCGGGCGATGATTCCGCTGATTCGGCATAACGAGGCGTTTCGCGAGCTGCATGAGTATTATACGACCCGATCCGTCAATCCGCTGACCGGAAAGCAGTCCATCGTCGCCTTGTGCCGGAAGCTGTTGAATGTGCTGTTTGCGATTTGTACGAAGAAACAAGCGTTTGACGCGGAGCGAATGAAACAGGACGTCTTGTCCCAGGTGCAACGGGCGGCCTAA